In the Chitinispirillales bacterium genome, one interval contains:
- a CDS encoding sigma-54 dependent transcriptional regulator, whose amino-acid sequence MNKPKILIVDDDKHMRGSVVEFLEYGGKYEIIEATNGQEALSIIAKEKFSAIVSDIKMPIMDGLELLDNLVKQNSTVPFIIMTAFGDVKTAVEAMSRGAYYFIEKGSNSFTDCLEATIVRAVEKNDLLIENIRLSTENTTLKNALKGKWQYIGKSSKIKEIQNTIEAIASSRSTILVTGESGTGKEMIAKSIHALSNRAGGPFIKVNCAALPESLIESELFGHEKGAFTGALKTRLGKFELASSGTILLDEIGEMPLGVQAKLLRVLQEREVDKIGGDAPVSVDIRLIATTNRDLQKEIENSNFREDLYYRLNVFHFELPPLRERKDDIPELINHFIWKYNDDNGFSVTGISKEALEALKEYNFPGNIRELENIIERAVVLTRTGELSENSLRLGKSREIPPANGKVMAGMTVAQVEKELIYTTLEHCKNNKTQAAEMMDISVRTLRNKLKEYGDNSADE is encoded by the coding sequence ATGAACAAGCCGAAAATTCTTATTGTTGATGACGACAAACATATGCGCGGTTCGGTCGTAGAATTTCTTGAGTACGGCGGGAAATATGAGATAATTGAGGCGACAAACGGGCAAGAAGCGCTTAGTATAATTGCGAAAGAAAAATTTTCCGCAATAGTTAGCGATATTAAAATGCCGATTATGGACGGTTTGGAACTTCTTGATAATCTCGTAAAACAAAATTCTACCGTTCCTTTTATAATAATGACCGCGTTTGGCGATGTGAAAACCGCTGTGGAAGCGATGAGCAGAGGAGCGTATTATTTTATAGAAAAAGGTAGTAATTCTTTTACCGATTGCCTTGAAGCGACAATTGTACGTGCGGTCGAAAAAAATGATTTGCTTATAGAAAATATTCGTCTTTCTACCGAAAATACGACTTTAAAAAACGCTCTAAAAGGAAAATGGCAGTATATTGGAAAATCGTCTAAAATAAAGGAAATTCAAAATACGATAGAAGCTATAGCGTCAAGCCGTTCAACTATATTGGTAACAGGAGAATCCGGAACAGGTAAAGAAATGATCGCAAAATCAATTCATGCGTTAAGTAATAGGGCGGGAGGTCCTTTTATAAAAGTGAATTGTGCGGCGCTTCCTGAAAGTTTAATTGAAAGCGAACTTTTCGGGCATGAAAAAGGCGCATTTACCGGAGCGTTAAAAACTCGTTTAGGGAAATTTGAATTGGCGAGTAGCGGAACTATTCTTTTGGATGAAATAGGAGAAATGCCGCTTGGAGTTCAGGCTAAATTATTGCGTGTTTTACAGGAAAGAGAAGTCGATAAAATAGGCGGAGACGCTCCTGTTTCAGTAGATATTCGATTAATTGCAACGACAAACCGTGATTTGCAAAAAGAGATAGAAAACAGTAATTTTCGAGAAGATTTGTATTATCGTCTGAATGTATTTCATTTTGAACTTCCGCCGTTGCGGGAGCGCAAAGACGATATTCCGGAATTAATAAACCATTTTATATGGAAGTATAACGACGACAACGGCTTTTCGGTTACTGGAATTTCAAAAGAAGCACTTGAAGCGCTGAAAGAATATAATTTCCCCGGAAATATTCGAGAACTTGAAAATATTATTGAACGAGCGGTTGTTCTTACAAGAACTGGTGAATTGAGCGAAAATTCGCTTCGTTTGGGAAAATCAAGAGAAATCCCGCCTGCAAATGGTAAAGTTATGGCTGGGATGACGGTCGCTCAAGTCGAGAAAGAGTTAATTTATACGACGCTTGAACACTGTAAAAATAACAAAACGCAAGCGGCTGAAATGATGGATATTTCGGTACGGACTTTGCGCAACAAACTGAAAGAATACGGCGACAATTCGGCTGACGAATAA